A section of the Fimbriimonadaceae bacterium genome encodes:
- a CDS encoding prepilin peptidase — protein sequence MMLFVLVVVILGAVSDAARGLIPNWLTMAGVSGGITLQTAHDGLSGLVGSLAGYCVGIALLIGFYACGGMGAGDVKLLGAVGSCLGPFGVMQAAVAIALFGGLYALGVSCRHRGWRMMLRSVYAGCLTIALTGCPAPSATSTGPEPLLRYGIVIALGTTLTLWWRGDLALIS from the coding sequence ATGATGCTATTCGTTCTGGTCGTGGTGATCCTCGGGGCGGTCAGCGACGCGGCGAGGGGCCTGATTCCGAATTGGCTCACGATGGCAGGTGTGAGCGGTGGCATCACCTTACAGACCGCACACGATGGCCTGAGTGGCCTGGTCGGTAGTCTGGCCGGGTACTGTGTCGGCATCGCTCTGCTGATCGGGTTCTATGCGTGCGGAGGAATGGGGGCCGGAGACGTGAAACTTCTTGGCGCGGTCGGAAGCTGCTTAGGACCGTTCGGCGTGATGCAGGCCGCCGTGGCCATCGCCCTGTTCGGCGGGCTCTATGCACTGGGCGTCAGTTGCCGGCACCGGGGATGGCGGATGATGCTGCGGTCCGTCTATGCAGGGTGTCTGACGATCGCGCTCACCGGTTGTCCGGCACCCTCTGCAACGTCGACCGGTCCAGAACCGTTGCTCCGGTACGGTATCGTGATCGCGCTCGGGACGACACT
- a CDS encoding Flp family type IVb pilin, with the protein MLNAMRRFFHEEDGAAAIEYALIASAIAVVIATAAFTLGGNIRNMFTRLAGLIR; encoded by the coding sequence ATGCTGAATGCCATGCGACGATTTTTCCACGAGGAAGACGGTGCGGCGGCCATTGAGTACGCATTGATCGCATCTGCGATCGCTGTGGTCATCGCCACGGCAGCGTTTACGCTCGGCGGCAATATCAGGAACATGTTCACGCGATTGGCCGGCCTGATTCGCTGA